The following proteins are encoded in a genomic region of Streptomyces lunaelactis:
- the thiS gene encoding sulfur carrier protein ThiS translates to MNVSVSVSVSVNGEARELATGTTLDALVADLTAAPSGVAAAVNESVVPRSQWAGTPLGDGDRVEVLTAVQGG, encoded by the coding sequence ATGAACGTCTCCGTGTCCGTCTCGGTCTCCGTCAACGGCGAAGCCCGTGAGCTCGCCACCGGCACGACCCTGGACGCCCTGGTCGCGGACCTCACCGCCGCCCCGTCCGGCGTCGCCGCCGCCGTCAACGAGAGCGTCGTCCCGCGCAGCCAGTGGGCCGGAACCCCGCTCGGCGACGGCGACCGCGTCGAGGTCCTCACCGCAGTGCAGGGAGGCTGA
- the thiO gene encoding glycine oxidase ThiO: MSRISETRTSDVLVIGGGIIGLVTAWRAAQRGLRVAVADPEPGGGAAQVAAGMLAAVTELHYGEQTLLGLNLESARRYPAFVAELEEASGASVGYRACGTLAVALDADDRAHLRELHALQRRSGLESEWLTGRECRRLEPMLAPGVRGGLRVDGDHQVDPRRLAAALVTACERAGVVFHRGWAERLLVVRDRARGALLTDGDDVTADQVVLAGGSLSGRLGGVPAEVLPPVRPVKGQVLRLTVPRPYAPFLSRTVRAVVRGSHVYLVPRENGELVVGATSEELGWDTTVTAGGVYELLRDAHELVPGLTELPLTETRAGLRPASPDNAPLLGPTALPGLHLATGHHRNGVLLTPVTGDVLAAVLVTGELPDVARPFTPRRFSPVPQEQPA, encoded by the coding sequence ATGTCGCGTATCTCTGAAACCCGCACCTCAGACGTCCTCGTCATCGGGGGCGGAATCATCGGCCTGGTCACGGCCTGGCGTGCGGCGCAGCGCGGGCTGCGCGTCGCCGTCGCCGATCCGGAGCCGGGCGGCGGGGCCGCACAGGTCGCGGCGGGCATGCTCGCCGCCGTCACCGAGCTCCATTACGGCGAGCAGACGCTGCTCGGCCTCAATCTGGAATCCGCCCGGCGCTATCCCGCGTTCGTGGCGGAACTGGAGGAGGCGAGCGGAGCGTCGGTCGGCTACCGCGCGTGCGGCACGCTCGCCGTCGCACTCGACGCCGACGACCGCGCACACCTGCGTGAACTGCACGCCCTGCAGCGCCGGTCGGGCCTGGAGTCGGAGTGGCTGACGGGGCGCGAATGCCGCCGTCTGGAACCGATGCTCGCGCCCGGTGTGCGCGGGGGGCTGCGGGTGGACGGCGACCACCAGGTCGATCCGCGGCGGCTGGCCGCGGCGCTGGTGACGGCCTGCGAGCGGGCCGGGGTGGTGTTCCATCGCGGCTGGGCGGAGCGGCTGCTGGTGGTACGGGACCGGGCGAGGGGAGCCCTTCTGACGGACGGCGACGACGTCACCGCGGACCAGGTGGTGCTGGCGGGCGGCTCGCTCAGCGGCAGGCTCGGCGGCGTACCGGCGGAGGTGCTGCCTCCGGTACGGCCGGTGAAGGGGCAGGTGCTGCGGCTGACCGTGCCGCGTCCGTACGCGCCCTTCCTCTCCCGGACCGTGCGGGCGGTGGTGCGCGGCAGCCATGTCTATCTGGTGCCGCGCGAGAACGGCGAGCTGGTCGTCGGCGCGACCAGCGAGGAGCTCGGCTGGGACACGACGGTCACGGCGGGCGGGGTGTACGAGCTGCTGCGCGACGCGCACGAGCTGGTGCCGGGCCTCACCGAGCTGCCGCTCACCGAGACCCGCGCCGGGCTGCGCCCCGCATCGCCCGACAACGCCCCGCTGCTGGGCCCGACGGCCCTGCCCGGTCTGCATCTGGCCACCGGCCACCACCGGAACGGGGTGCTCCTCACGCCCGTCACCGGTGATGTGCTCGCTGCCGTGCTGGTCACCGGTGAACTGCCGGACGTGGCACGCCCCTTCACTCCTCGCCGCTTCTCCCCCGTACCTCAGGAGCAGCCCGCATGA
- a CDS encoding NAD(P)/FAD-dependent oxidoreductase: MAGVQTAVALREQGFTGPVTLIGAEPHQPYDRPPLSKAILLGKAEGSAFEVDFEALDIELRLGCEVTGVRAGAHELDTEAGPVPYDVLVIASGAEPITLPGAEGVQGVHLLRTLDDAERLRPVLAEQHDMVVVGAGWIGAEFATAAREAGCTVVVVEAAERPLAGALPAEVAAPMADWYAEYGVELLTHARVADIEPGAVILADGRQLPAGAVVVGIGARPATAWLAGSGIALGPDGAITADAYLRTSLPDVYAVGDCASFPSGRYGRRLLVHHWDNALQGPRTVAANVVGGTPGALPPEVYDPVPYFWSEQFGRFVQYAGHHEAADTTVWRGDPADAAWSVLWLREGALVALLAVGRARDLAQGRKLILAGARLDQDRAADPLVPLKAAVLA, encoded by the coding sequence ATGGCCGGCGTGCAGACCGCGGTGGCCCTGCGTGAACAGGGCTTCACGGGACCGGTGACCCTGATCGGCGCCGAGCCCCACCAGCCGTACGACAGGCCGCCACTCTCCAAGGCGATCCTGCTCGGCAAGGCGGAGGGATCGGCCTTCGAGGTCGACTTCGAGGCACTCGACATCGAGCTGCGGCTGGGCTGCGAGGTGACCGGCGTACGCGCCGGGGCGCATGAGCTGGACACCGAGGCGGGACCGGTCCCGTACGACGTCCTGGTCATCGCCAGCGGCGCCGAACCGATCACCCTGCCCGGCGCCGAGGGCGTCCAGGGCGTCCATCTGCTGCGCACCCTCGACGACGCCGAGCGGCTGCGCCCCGTCCTCGCGGAACAGCACGACATGGTGGTCGTCGGCGCGGGCTGGATCGGCGCGGAGTTCGCGACGGCGGCCCGTGAGGCGGGCTGCACGGTCGTCGTCGTCGAGGCCGCCGAGCGGCCGCTGGCAGGGGCTCTGCCCGCCGAGGTCGCAGCTCCGATGGCCGACTGGTACGCCGAGTACGGCGTCGAACTGCTCACCCACGCGCGCGTGGCCGACATCGAGCCCGGCGCGGTCATCCTCGCGGACGGCAGGCAGCTGCCTGCCGGGGCCGTGGTCGTCGGCATCGGCGCCCGCCCCGCCACCGCCTGGCTCGCGGGCTCAGGCATCGCACTCGGCCCGGACGGCGCAATCACCGCCGACGCGTACCTGCGCACCTCGCTGCCCGATGTGTACGCCGTCGGGGACTGCGCCTCCTTCCCGTCCGGCCGCTACGGCCGACGGCTGCTCGTGCACCACTGGGACAACGCCCTGCAGGGGCCGCGCACGGTCGCCGCCAACGTCGTCGGCGGCACGCCGGGGGCCCTGCCGCCCGAGGTCTACGACCCGGTGCCGTACTTCTGGTCCGAGCAGTTCGGGCGCTTTGTGCAGTACGCCGGCCACCACGAAGCCGCCGACACGACGGTGTGGCGGGGCGATCCGGCGGACGCGGCCTGGTCCGTGCTCTGGCTGCGGGAGGGCGCACTGGTCGCGCTGCTCGCCGTCGGCAGAGCCCGTGATCTGGCGCAAGGGCGCAAACTCATCCTCGCCGGTGCGCGGCTGGATCAGGACCGCGCGGCCGACCCCCTGGTCCCGCTGAAGGCGGCCGTTCTGGCGTAG